A region of Candidatus Omnitrophota bacterium DNA encodes the following proteins:
- a CDS encoding LAGLIDADG family homing endonuclease, which yields MVKCNLCNQGFGRITETHLWHKHKVRYHEFIKRFPSANIGLIPWNKGKSKKNHPSLLRLSQALKAKKEWNFSDWQIKRKLQYATRYRELEKDNNLAELIGIVLGDGNLNKHPRTENLRITCNSKDVGYIKHIGILIKKVFYKSPSIRKRNDVNAVSVDLYQCKISERLNLPCGDKIRNNVGIPSWIFSDKRYILKCLKGLFETDGCFHEDRDNYTRIIEFKNNCKKLRQDVYDSLIKLGFKPQFGCNYIRLAKRSDVYTFKEIIDFRNYIAL from the coding sequence ATGGTAAAATGCAATCTTTGTAATCAAGGGTTCGGAAGGATTACTGAAACACATTTGTGGCACAAGCATAAGGTGCGCTACCATGAATTTATAAAACGGTTTCCAAGCGCAAATATAGGATTGATTCCTTGGAATAAAGGGAAGTCGAAGAAAAACCACCCGAGTTTATTAAGGTTATCTCAGGCGTTAAAGGCAAAAAAAGAGTGGAATTTCAGCGATTGGCAGATAAAAAGAAAACTACAATACGCAACACGGTATAGAGAATTAGAAAAAGATAACAACCTAGCAGAGTTAATCGGGATAGTCTTAGGCGATGGCAATTTGAATAAACATCCAAGAACAGAAAATTTAAGGATAACCTGTAATTCTAAAGATGTAGGATATATAAAACATATCGGCATTCTTATAAAAAAAGTTTTTTATAAATCACCATCTATACGTAAACGGAATGATGTAAATGCAGTAAGTGTGGATTTGTATCAGTGTAAGATAAGTGAAAGATTAAATCTTCCGTGCGGAGATAAAATAAGAAATAATGTTGGTATACCTTCTTGGATTTTTTCTGATAAGAGGTATATTCTTAAATGCCTCAAGGGATTGTTTGAAACCGATGGTTGTTTTCACGAAGACAGAGATAATTACACGCGAATTATTGAATTTAAAAATAATTGTAAGAAATTAAGACAAGACGTTTATGATAGTCTGATAAAGCTCGGTTTCAAGCCGCAATTTGGGTGCAATTATATACGATTAGCAAAAAGAAGCGATGTTTATACATTCAAGGAAATAATAGATTTTAGAAACTACATTGCCCTCTAG
- the gltX gene encoding glutamate--tRNA ligase: MIRVRFAPSPTGNLHIGGARTALFSWLYAKAKEGKFILRIEDTDKKRSKKKYLDEILFSLEWLGFKWDEVYYQSQRFNIYKEYAQKLLAQGLAYVEKSKDKSEAVIFKIKPQKIKINDLIHSLIEFDTENIKDQVLIKSDGTPTYNFACVVDDATMGITHVIRGDDHISNTPKQVILYQALNFPVPEFAHLPLILGKEGGRLSKRTGATAISDYRKMGYLSPALVNYLLLLGWAPGGNREIIDIREAIKLFDIKNVNKTAAIFDLDKLKWINNQYLKKADTQQLTDEVIPLLIQKKYIGKDNFDRNYIASLVKLFQGRLPTLKDFADWADFFFVKNIKIDPQAKKELLTQDLSKEFSLFIERLDKLESFDIITIEACFRELVKELNIEAKALIHPIRLAVTGKTIGPGLFEVIYYLGKERTRERLSKFIKGKKPK, encoded by the coding sequence ATGATCAGGGTCCGTTTCGCACCTTCCCCGACGGGAAATTTACACATAGGCGGTGCGCGTACCGCCCTATTTAGCTGGCTCTATGCTAAGGCCAAAGAGGGAAAATTTATTCTGAGGATAGAGGATACGGATAAAAAGCGCTCCAAAAAGAAATATCTGGATGAAATATTGTTCAGTTTAGAGTGGTTGGGGTTTAAGTGGGATGAGGTATATTATCAGAGCCAGAGGTTTAATATTTACAAAGAGTATGCGCAGAAATTACTGGCTCAGGGGTTGGCTTACGTAGAAAAATCAAAGGATAAATCCGAGGCCGTCATTTTTAAAATCAAACCACAGAAGATCAAGATAAATGACCTCATTCATTCTTTGATTGAGTTTGATACCGAGAACATCAAAGACCAGGTTTTGATAAAATCCGACGGCACCCCTACTTATAACTTTGCTTGCGTGGTAGATGACGCCACTATGGGTATCACCCACGTTATAAGAGGGGACGACCATATCTCCAACACCCCTAAGCAGGTTATTCTTTATCAGGCATTGAATTTTCCTGTACCCGAATTTGCGCATTTACCTTTAATACTGGGTAAGGAAGGCGGCAGGCTCTCTAAGAGGACCGGCGCTACCGCCATTTCCGATTACCGCAAAATGGGGTATTTGTCGCCGGCGCTGGTGAATTATCTTTTGCTTTTAGGCTGGGCCCCGGGCGGCAACCGCGAAATCATTGATATCCGGGAGGCGATTAAATTATTTGATATCAAAAACGTCAATAAAACCGCGGCTATCTTTGACCTGGATAAACTTAAATGGATTAATAACCAGTATCTGAAAAAAGCGGATACGCAGCAATTGACCGACGAGGTAATCCCCCTGTTGATACAGAAAAAATATATCGGAAAAGATAATTTTGATAGAAATTACATCGCTTCTTTAGTAAAATTATTCCAGGGCAGGCTCCCCACGCTAAAGGATTTTGCGGACTGGGCGGATTTCTTCTTTGTTAAAAATATCAAGATAGACCCCCAGGCAAAGAAAGAGCTTTTAACCCAGGATTTGTCTAAAGAATTCAGCCTCTTTATAGAAAGGCTGGATAAGCTGGAGAGTTTTGATATCATTACTATTGAGGCGTGTTTTCGCGAACTGGTCAAAGAGCTGAATATTGAAGCCAAGGCCCTTATCCATCCCATCAGGCTGGCTGTCACCGGTAAAACCATCGGGCCGGGGTTATTCGAGGTGATATATTATTTAGGCAAGGAGCGTACCAGAGAAAGGCTGTCTAAATTTATAAAAGGTAAGAAGCCCAAATAG
- a CDS encoding 2-oxoacid:acceptor oxidoreductase family protein translates to MTERVIIAGAGGQGIMLLGRVLAEAAMREDKYVTWLPSYGAEVRGGTAHCMVTISDKEIGSPYVLKADALIIMNGPSLKKFKERIKNKGLVIVNSSLAASDIELDKHLDVLRHPFTDIAIGLGNIKVANMAALGCLIAKKNVVDLKSILKVIQAIAPADKKGLIEINQKALEEGAKLK, encoded by the coding sequence ATGACTGAACGGGTAATAATTGCGGGCGCAGGAGGCCAGGGTATAATGCTTTTGGGCAGGGTTTTGGCAGAGGCAGCTATGCGCGAAGATAAATACGTAACCTGGCTGCCTTCTTACGGCGCAGAGGTGCGCGGCGGGACAGCCCACTGCATGGTCACTATCTCTGATAAAGAAATAGGCTCGCCTTATGTCCTCAAGGCCGATGCCTTAATTATTATGAACGGGCCGTCTTTAAAGAAATTTAAAGAAAGGATAAAAAATAAAGGTTTAGTAATTGTAAACAGCTCTTTGGCAGCAAGCGATATAGAATTAGATAAACATTTGGATGTCTTAAGGCATCCTTTTACCGATATAGCCATAGGGTTAGGTAATATCAAGGTGGCCAATATGGCCGCTCTAGGGTGTCTTATCGCTAAAAAAAATGTGGTGGATTTAAAGAGCATCCTAAAGGTAATACAGGCCATCGCGCCAGCGGATAAGAAAGGGCTTATTGAGATTAACCAGAAGGCATTAGAAGAAGGAGCGAAGTTGAAATGA
- a CDS encoding thiamine pyrophosphate-dependent enzyme: MQKVFGYPKSLRNILTHYCAGCGHGIAHRLIAEVVDELGIREKVIGVAPVGCAVIAYDYWDFDCSEAAHGRALAVATAIKRVRPQNIVFTYQGDGDLAAIGTNETIHAANRGENVTVIFINNAIYGMTGGQLAPTTLLGQKTATTPAGREAKFHGYPLKISEMLALLPAVKYVERAALSSPQEIINAKKAVKLAFQNQIDNLGFSLVEILSPCPTYWGMSPKKALEWMRDVMVKEFPLGRIK, translated from the coding sequence ATGCAAAAAGTATTCGGGTATCCTAAATCTTTACGGAATATATTAACCCACTATTGCGCCGGTTGCGGCCACGGTATCGCGCACAGGCTTATTGCCGAGGTAGTGGATGAATTGGGGATCAGGGAGAAGGTTATTGGTGTCGCGCCTGTGGGCTGCGCAGTCATTGCCTATGATTATTGGGATTTTGACTGTTCCGAGGCAGCCCATGGCCGGGCTTTGGCAGTGGCTACCGCTATTAAAAGAGTAAGGCCGCAGAATATCGTGTTTACCTATCAGGGCGACGGAGACTTAGCCGCTATCGGCACCAACGAAACCATACACGCTGCTAACCGGGGCGAAAACGTCACGGTTATTTTCATCAATAATGCTATCTACGGGATGACCGGAGGCCAGCTTGCCCCTACGACGTTATTGGGCCAGAAGACAGCTACAACCCCTGCGGGTAGAGAGGCGAAATTTCATGGCTACCCTTTGAAGATTTCCGAGATGTTGGCGTTGTTACCCGCAGTAAAATATGTGGAGCGGGCCGCTTTATCTTCTCCCCAAGAGATTATCAATGCCAAAAAAGCCGTGAAACTCGCTTTTCAGAACCAGATTGATAATCTGGGTTTCTCTTTAGTGGAAATTTTATCTCCCTGCCCGACTTACTGGGGTATGTCTCCAAAAAAAGCGCTGGAGTGGATGAGAGATGTGATGGTAAAAGAGTTTCCCTTAGGAAGAATTAAATGA
- a CDS encoding 3-methyl-2-oxobutanoate dehydrogenase subunit VorB — translation MSKSKVLITGNEAIAQGAIDAGCRFYAGYPITPQNELPAYMARQMPAAGGIFIQAESELAAINMVFGAAAAGVRAMTSSSSPGISLKQEGISYIAGAELPAVIVNIMRGGPGLGNIWPAQSDYFQATRGGGHGDYRSIVLAPSSIQEAYELMFLAFDLADKYRIPAIILGDGILGQMMEPLLVDSRLSLVVSERPATSDQQPTTKNWALTGAKGRPPNIVKSFYMKEGDLEKFNLCLQEKYKVIQGKEERFESLFLDDAKLILVAYGTMARIAKSVVQRLRKEGKKAGLIRPITLWPFPQKIFQRLAISDKRLAFLVIEMSYGQMLEDVKLAVCGKAKVEFFGRSGGGVPTEEEIIKKFESLKV, via the coding sequence ATGTCAAAATCAAAAGTTTTAATAACTGGCAATGAAGCCATTGCTCAGGGCGCCATAGATGCAGGTTGCCGTTTTTATGCCGGCTATCCGATTACGCCCCAGAATGAGCTGCCCGCATATATGGCAAGACAGATGCCTGCGGCAGGCGGAATATTTATTCAGGCAGAATCAGAACTGGCAGCCATAAATATGGTCTTTGGCGCTGCGGCAGCCGGCGTAAGGGCAATGACTTCGTCCTCCAGCCCCGGGATAAGCCTTAAACAGGAAGGGATATCCTATATTGCCGGAGCAGAATTACCCGCAGTAATCGTCAATATCATGCGCGGCGGGCCCGGCTTAGGCAATATCTGGCCGGCACAGTCTGATTATTTTCAGGCCACGCGCGGCGGAGGGCACGGAGATTACCGCTCTATAGTCCTTGCGCCTTCTTCTATTCAGGAGGCATATGAGTTAATGTTCCTTGCTTTTGATTTAGCGGATAAATACCGCATTCCCGCGATTATTTTAGGCGACGGCATACTCGGCCAGATGATGGAACCTTTATTAGTCGATAGTCGTTTGTCGTTAGTCGTTAGTGAGCGACCAGCGACCAGCGACCAACAACCAACAACTAAAAATTGGGCGCTGACAGGCGCTAAAGGCAGGCCCCCGAATATCGTGAAATCTTTTTATATGAAGGAAGGCGACTTAGAGAAATTTAACCTTTGCCTGCAGGAAAAATATAAGGTTATTCAGGGAAAAGAAGAACGTTTTGAGAGTTTATTTTTGGATGATGCCAAACTTATCCTGGTCGCCTATGGGACAATGGCGCGTATTGCTAAAAGCGTAGTGCAGAGATTAAGAAAAGAAGGTAAAAAAGCGGGTTTAATCCGGCCTATCACGCTCTGGCCCTTCCCTCAAAAAATATTTCAGCGATTAGCGATTAGCGATAAGCGATTAGCGTTTTTAGTAATTGAGATGTCTTATGGCCAGATGTTAGAAGACGTAAAATTAGCAGTCTGCGGCAAGGCAAAGGTTGAATTCTTTGGCCGTTCAGGCGGAGGCGTACCGACGGAAGAAGAGATTATAAAAAAGTTTGAAAGTTTGAAAGTTTGA
- a CDS encoding 4Fe-4S dicluster domain-containing protein — protein MGKITINKDKCKGCLLCISVCPKGLIVVDKNFNALGVRPVKFQESTECLGCSLCAIICPDCCIEVFK, from the coding sequence ATGGGCAAGATAACTATAAATAAAGATAAATGTAAAGGATGCCTGCTTTGTATCAGTGTTTGTCCTAAGGGCTTGATTGTTGTGGATAAAAATTTCAATGCACTCGGTGTCCGGCCGGTAAAATTCCAAGAGAGCACAGAATGCCTGGGTTGCAGCTTATGCGCTATTATTTGTCCGGATTGTTGTATTGAAGTTTTTAAATAA